TGGACAAGTTTCTCAATCACTGGACGACAGAGGATGACGTTCCATGCGGGGCCATGTTGCGAGCGTACGATATGACGGTGCAGCACATCCTGCTGTTGCCGTTCGGCGACTATGGCGTCCAGGGCTTTCACGTGCTGATGCCGGTGAAGGAGGGGACGCCAAACATAGgtgttgcggctgcggcCTGCTGCATGGACTTGCGCACCGGCATTCACAATCGATTCCGGTTTCATGTTGAGCGCATCGCCGACTCCGTCAGCGAGCACGTGgtgcaggagatgctgcATTACAACCAGAGTGCTcatctgctgcgccagccgTACTGGTTCCGACCCGAGTATAGCGTGGAGGAATTTATCCGCTTTAaggagtcgctgctgcagccgagcGCGTCGATCTTTGAGATGCGCTATGCCTTTTTGTTCGCACCACAGTATGGGCTGCCCCACTACCGCAACATCGTCGAAatggagaagctgaagatTGCGCAGCACAGGTATGAGAAGCATTACGAGGACTTCACCGCACCGGGAAAGTGGCTGACAAGTGACAACGCCCAGCTGCAGACCGTGGCAGCCAGCGCAGGCGGGTCGAATGTGCCGGGAGGTGCCATGCACAACCACACGAACGACCCCGCGTCCATCCAAACAGCGATGGAGACCCGCACCGGCCCACTGCGGCGTACGCTGGCGCAGTCGATGCAGGCGCACGGGGACCGAGTCTT
This DNA window, taken from Leishmania panamensis strain MHOM/PA/94/PSC-1 chromosome 34 sequence, encodes the following:
- a CDS encoding hypothetical protein (TriTrypDB/GeneDB-style sysID: LpmP.34.4680) codes for the protein MQNRVAFYKPLQRQPLSGRIGELMPMGSHPFTCFNPDTVRRMSSRYGVPVDDVVAALRDASGDVNVATELLEQRLDIEVGFGSYGLVCLESYAPETFCLVSYNLPTFASTQTDEVLDAIHELTLSAAELPLDTPHDRLLDKFLNHWTTEDDVPCGAMLRAYDMTVQHILLLPFGDYGVQGFHVLMPVKEGTPNIGVAAAACCMDLRTGIHNRFRFHVERIADSVSEHVVQEMLHYNQSAHLLRQPYWFRPEYSVEEFIRFKESLLQPSASIFEMRYAFLFAPQYGLPHYRNIVEMEKLKIAQHRYEKHYEDFTAPGKWLTSDNAQLQTVAASAGGSNVPGGAMHNHTNDPASIQTAMETRTGPLRRTLAQSMQAHGDRVFNRFYRNNAH